One region of Bactrocera neohumeralis isolate Rockhampton chromosome 5, APGP_CSIRO_Bneo_wtdbg2-racon-allhic-juicebox.fasta_v2, whole genome shotgun sequence genomic DNA includes:
- the LOC126760255 gene encoding B9 domain-containing protein 1, with protein MSDSPTTASYFNIFITGQLEAMEFPLGPNAAEVFCRYEIVYGPDWELVSGVQSGISQTASNRSGYFKDKIIFNFPLEWTFKSTTPFGWPQLIVCIYGKTRWGAETSLGYSRINLPVFGSNANNPIVTPILCPQNSNMVSELASWITGRNPELKDPKALLSNGKLKGISAESYGEVIFKLATILRGTDRLGYDWG; from the exons ATGTCTGATTCACCAACTACGGCCAGTTATTTCAATATCTTCATTACTGGTCAATTGGAAGCAATGGAATTTCCATTAGGTCCAAATGCAGCAGAAGTGTTTTGTCGCTATGAAATTGTGTACGGTCCGGATTGGGAGTTGGTATCCGGTGTACAAAGTGGTATTTCGCAAACGGCATCGAATAGGAGTGGTTActttaaagataaaataatattcaacttTCCTTTAGAGTGGACTTTTAAGAGTACAACACCTTTTGGTT GGCCACAATtgattgtttgtatatatggcAAAACACGTTGGGGTGCGGAAACATCGTTGGGTTATAGTCGTATAAATTTGCCGGTATTTGGTTCGAATGCCAACAACCCTATAGTCACTCCTATACTTTGTCCACAAAACAGCAATATGGTGTCCGAGCTTGCCAGTTGGATAACTGGACGTAATCCTGAATTAAAAGACCCAAAGGCGTTATTAAGCAATGGCAAGTTGAAAG gCATTTCAGCGGAGTCTTATGGTGAGGTCATCTTCAAACTTGCAACTATATTGAGAGGTACCGATCGGTTAGGTTACGATTGGGGTTGA